GTGCTTCCCACGCTCCGCCTCGCTCATGTCCGCTTCCGACGCGTGACTTCGACCCCGGCATAGGCCAGGGCGCCCCCCAGCTTCACGTGGGGTTTCCTGACTTGGACCGTGACCGCCTGGACGCGCTCGATCTCTAGGAGGCGGTGCGCCACTGCCTCGGCGACCGCCTCGAGAAGCTTGTAGCGCTCCTCCGTCATGACCTGACGAACGCGGGCGTACAGGTCGCGGTAGTCGAGTGAATCCTCGATCGCATCGGTGTGCCCGGCCCGATGCAGCTCCGCCTCGACGGCGACGTTGACCACGAAGACCTGCCCTTCGGCCTGTTCCTCAGGGTTCAGCCCGTGATAGGCGTAAAACGCCATCTCGTGCAACAGGATCCGGTCGCTCATGCCGGGAGGCGCGGCGCGCCCCTCGTGATCGCATCGGTCATGCGCGCGACCCGGACGATGGCGCGCACGTCGTGCGCCCGCACTACATCCACCCCGTTCATGATCGCCACCGCCACCGTTGCCGCCGTGCCCTCCAGCCGCTCGTGCACCGGAAGATTCAAGACCTTGCCGATGCTCCCTTTACGAGAGGTGCCGATCAGGATCGGGCGCCCCAGCACCGCCAGCTCGCGGAGGCGCCGCAGGATCTCCAGATTCTGGTCCAGCGCGAGCCCGAATCCGTACCCCGGATCGACGAGCACTTGCGTCTCGGCAATGCCCGCCGCCACCGCGACGGCGAGCTGCCTCTGCAGAAACATCACCGTCTCCCGGACGACATCACGGGCGCCGACCCGATCATCCCAGTCCATGATGACCACCGGCACACCCGCCCGGGCCACGACCGAGGCCATGGCCGGATCGCCCCGGAGGCCGGAGACGTCGTTCACCATGACCGCGCCTGCGCCGAGCGCGGCAGCGGCCACACGCGCGGAAAAGGTGTCCACGCTGACGAGGAGGCCGGCGCTTGCCAGTCGTCTGATCGCCGGAATCGTCCGCACGCGCTCCTCATCGAAATCGACCGGGGGCGCGCCGGGGCGTGTCGAGCGGCCTCCCACGTCGAACAGGTCGGCCCCTGCGGCCGCCATCTCGTGACCGCGCGCCTCGGCCGCACCCGCGTCACCGGCGAGTCCGTCCCCGGCAAACGAGTCGGGCGCCATGTTGATGATTCCCATGATCAGCGTACGGGGCCCGAACGCGATCGAGAACCTCCCGCACCGAATCGGTGGAATCGTCATCGGCCCCCGGCCGGCGGTCCGTCGGAACCAGCCGTGCCGTAGAGATCGCGGGCCAGCCCCTCCGGGTCGAGGATCTGTTCCGGACGAAGCGCTCGAAGATGGAGGGTGGCGAGCGGATCCGTTGGCAACGCCTCGCGGGGCGCGCAGCCGATGAGTTCACCCGCCGCGACAGCAATGCCGAGGCGAGCGGCTTCGGCTTCGACCCGCCGGAGCGCGGTCAGGGGGGACGTCCGGCGGTAGTCACGAAGGTTCATCGACACCTGCACGAGCCCCCGAGACGCCAGCGCCACCCCCATCGCCTGGACCGCGGGGAGCCCTCCAGAGGACTCCCGAACCGTCGCCGCGATCGCCCGGGCGGCCGCGAGATCGGTCGTCTCCAGGTCCACGTTAAACGCGATCAGGATCTCCCTCGCGCCGACGGCGACCGCCCCGCCCGTGGGGTGTACCCGGGTCGGGCCATGATCGGGGCGCCGCGCGGGTAGCGTGATGTCGGCGCGCAACCCCTCGAATCCCCCGCGACGGATCGTCGGGAGCGTGCGGGTGGGATCGTGTGCCGCCGCGCCGTACAGATATACCGGCAGGCCCAGCTGGGCCGCCAGCCGCTCGGCGAGGCGCCGGGCGAGTGCCGCACACGCCTCGAGAGTCGCGTTCCACAGCGGCACGAACGGAATGACGTCCACGGCGCCGATCCGGGGGTGCACCCCCCGATGCGTCCGGAGGTCGATCTGTTCGAGGGCTACCTCGGCGACTCGAAAGGCCGCATCGCACACGGCGTCCCCCTCGCCAGCGAAGGTATAGACCGCCCGGTTATGATCGACATCGGGGGATACATCGATGAGGCGAACACCTTCCGCGTTCCGAATGGCGCCGGCAAGCGACGTCAGGACCGCGGGACGTCGGCCCTCGCTAACATTCGGCACGCATTCGATAATGGGACGCGACACGCAGAGACCACTCGAGGGGGTCGAAGGCGCGGCGGCGGAGAGCCGGCTACTCGTCTCTCGCGTCGGCGACGCGCGAAAAGTGAATCACGGTCACGGAGTCTTCAGGTCCGATCGTGCGCCCGTAGATCTTCGATAAGAACTCGATGAGGTCGGCGTGCTCGCGCGTGGCGGGGTTTTCCCGCTCGATCTCCCGTGGAGTCACCTCACGCAGCGCTTTCACCTCCACCCGGTCGATCATCGCGGTAAAGATTCGCTGTTTGGTCCCGAACCGAGTCCCGACGGTGACCCACACCAGCTGTCCGTCCTGATACTTGTCGCGCTTGTCTCCTAGGCGGATCGTGAGCGTTTTGGAGCCGTCCCGGAGCGCCTGGGCGAAGACACTTGAATAGAAGTTCAAGGCGAACATGCGTACCTCCACATGATGACCTGCCCGCGACGCCGCTCCCGCAAGGTGCAGAGCGCTGCGTTTTGTTCGTGTCCCCCACAGGGCTTCCCTCCACGCCCGCCGTCGGGATCCCCCCGATCGGGAACACCGCTCGCGCAGGCCTCGTATGGAGGAAAGCGCCATTTCGTTAGGAGGTGTGTATGATGAAACCGCCGGTCCTACTGACCGCGTTTGTCGCCGCGCTCGCACTCGTCGGCAATCCTGCCGGAGCCGCCCCGGCGCCCTCTCCGCTACCGGTTCCGCCCCCCGGCGGCCCGGCCGCGATCCTGGGGGGCCAGGCGATCGTCGTCAACGGACGCGGGATCGTCGAAGCCGCTCCGGACCGCGCCCTCGTCAACATCGGCGCGCAGATCACGCGGCCCACCGCGCAGGAGGCTCAGGAACGCCTCAGCGCCACGATGAACCAAGTGCTGAGCAAGATCACCGCGCTAGGGATCCCGCGCGAGCGTATCCAAACGATCGAGATCAACCTCTACCCGCAGAGACGCCCGCAGTCCGGCGAGATCACCGGCTACCAAGCCGTGCAGCGGGCCGTAGTCACCGTCGACGATCTCGCCCTGGTGGGCCGTGTCCTCGACGCGGCGGTTGCCGCAGGCGCGAACCTGCTCGACGGCGTGTCGTTCACACTGCGCGACTCGACCGCCTACCGCGCGCGGGCCTTCGCCGCGGCGGTCCAAGATGCCCGGACCACGGCGACTGCGCTGGCGACGGCGGCCGGCGTCACGATCTCCAGGGTCGTGCGGATCGAGGAGATGGGCGCGACCGTCCCCGTCACCTTCGGAAAGGCGATGACGGCGACCCCGGATGCGACGACACCCGTGCTCCCGGGGACGCTCACGGTCTCCGCGCAGGTGCGGGCGGTGTTCGCGTTCTGAGTTCCCTACTTGAAATCGGGAACAAACTCCGTGTGCGGCGTTTGCCCCGGGTCCGCCCGCACGGTCGCGCGGAGTTTGCCGTCCTTCATGAGTCTCAGGACGACGTGCTTGAAGGTCACGAACCCCAAGATCCGATCGGCCGCCTGCGTCCCTTCCGCGGACAGGAGTTCCTGGTTTTGGGCCGGAGTCTTCTTCGGGTCGGTCACGACGTCTTTGACATCCAAGGTGAGGGTACCGGTGCGGCGATCCAGCCGGACGCTCTGGACCGTCCCGGCTCCGACGTAGCCCTCGACAAGGTTCTTCGCCGCGGCCTCGGGTGGGGGCGAGGCGACCGATTCCTGTTTCGCTTCGTAGGCGCGCTCCCAAATCACGAGCCCGGCCCCGGCGACGAACACGATGGCGATGTAGATCATCACCGGCCGCCAGGCGAACGGCATCCGTTTCTTGGGCTTCGGCAACGGCTACCCTCCTCCCACGCTACCCGGGGACGGCCACGATGCCGTCGCTTCGGGTGAGCGTACCCCGGTAGAGAAACGCGATCTGCCGCAACGCCGCCTGCTGATCGAATTCGGTGAGCGCGGAGACTGCGTCCACGGGGACGATGATCTGCAGCCATCGGAGCGCGGCGCTGCCCGCGGTGTGGAGCACGCAGATGTTGCTCACCGTGCCGGTCACGATCACTGACGCGACGCGCCGCTGCCGGAGCTCGTGGTCCAACGTCGTGCCGTAGAACGCATCGTAGCGAAGTTTACGGACGACCAGATCATCCGGGCGGGGCGCCAGGTCGGGCACGATCTCGGCCCCCCACGTTCCCGCCACGGCGTGCGCCCCCCACAACGCGAACTCGGGATCGTCGGGACGGTGCCAATCCTGCGTGTAGACGACGAGGAGCCCGCGCGCGTGCGCGAAGGCTCGGAGGCGGGCGATCGCGGGCACGGTCGCCTGCGCCGCAGCCACGGTGAGGCTCCCGCGCGGATCCACGAAGTCGTTCTGCATGTCTACCACGATGAGGGCCGTGTCAGCGGGGTTGACCTGGACCCGGGGCTCGATGGTGATCGGTGGGACCTCGATCATGGATGGCCTCCCTCGAGAGCGACGCTGCGTCCAGAAAACATACGCGGGGAAGCAGCCTCGGCTCCTTCCCCGCGCAGCGTCGTGTGGGCGTCCGTCTCTACCCGGTCGCCTCCGGCTTCAGCTTTGGCTTCGGCGGAATGGTGGCGTCCGAACGGGAGAACGACTTGACCTCCTGGGTCACGGCCGGCGCCGGCGGGGCCGCCGAGACGTCGGGCGGCAGCAGCTCGCCGGCGATCAGCGCGTCGAGCTCCTCGCTGTCCAGCGACTCCCGCTCCAGCAGCGCTTTGGCGATGCGGTCGAGCACCTCTTGGTGGTCGGTCAGCACCTGACGCGCGCGGCTGTAGCACTCGTCGATGATCCGGCGGACTTCCTTGTCGATCTCGTAGGCGATCTCATCCGAGTAGTTCCGGCTTTCTACGAGATCCCGTCCCAGGAACACCGGCCCGTGCTTGGTGCCGAGCGTCAGCGGCCCGAGCTTATCCGACATCCCGAACTCGGTCACCATCTTGCGGGCGAGCTCGGTGGCTTTCTCGAAGTCGTTGGCCGCCCCGGTCGTGATCTCTCCGAAGACGATCTCCTCGGCCACCCGGCCGCCAAGGATCGCCGTGATGTTCGCCAGGATCTCGCTCCGCGTGACGGTGTACTTGTCCTCCTGCGGAAGCGGGAGCGTATAGCCAAGCGCCATACCGCGAGGCAGGATCGTGACCTTGTGCGGCGGGTTCGCCTGCGGCAGGAGCTTGCCCAACAGCGCGTGCCCGCCTTCATGGAATGCTGTCAGCTCGCGCTCTTTGGGGGACAGGATCCGGCTCTTTCGCTGCGGACCCGCGATCACCCGCTCGATCGCCTCGTCGAACTCGGACATGCCGACCCGCTTCTTCCCCCGCCGCGCCGCCAGCAGCGCCGCCTCGTTCACCATGTTCGCCAGATCGGCCCCACTGAACCCGGGCGTGCGCTTGGCCAGCACGTCCAGATTGGCATCGTCACCGATCGGCTTGCCACGCACGTGCACGTCAAGGATGGCGCGCCGCCCCTTCGTATCCGGGTTGTCCACGACGATCCGGCGGTCGAACCGGCCGGGCCGCAGCAGGGCCGGGTCGAGGATGTCCGGCCGGTTGGTGGCGGCGATGACGATGATCCCGGAGTTGGGATCGAACCCATCCATCTCCACCAGCAACTGGTTCAGCGTCTGCTCCCGTTCATCGTGCCCGCCGCCTAATCCGGCGCCGCGCTGCCGTCCTACTGCATCGATCTCGTCGATGAACACCAGACAAGGCGCGCTCTTCTTCGCCTGGTCGAAGAGATCTCGTACGCGGCTCGCGCCGACGCCGACGAACATCTCGACAAACTCGCTGCCGGAGATCGAAAAGAACGGCACCCCGGCTTCGCCCGCGATCGCCTTGGCCAGCAGCGTCTTGCCGCTCCCCGGCGGGCCCACCAGCAGCACCCCCCGTGGGATCTTGGCGCCCAGCGCTTGGAACTTCTTCGGATGCCGGAGAAACTCGATGATCTCCTCCAGCTCCTCCTTGGCTTCGTCCACTCCGGCGACGTCGTCGAATGTCACCCGGGTCTTCGCTTCGGTATGCAGGCGGGCCCGGCTTTTGCCGAACGACATCGCTTGGTTCGACCCCGATTGAGCCTGGCGCAACATCAACATCCAGAGGCCCACGAGGACGAGAAACGGCAGCATCGTGGTCACGAGGTTGGGCCAGAGCGACGATCGAGAGGGCGGATCTACGCTGATCTTGACGCCATGGGACCGCAGGATCTCCAGGTACGAGCTATCGCCCTTGGGCACATACGTGCGAAACGGCTGGCCGTTTTTCTTCTGACCGGACACGGCCTCATCGCCGATCGTCACCTGGTCGATGTGTCCCTGTTGCGCCTCGGAGATGAATGTGCTGTAGGCGACGACCTCGCTCGACGTACCCCGGTTGTTGTAGAGAGGAAGCACGAGGTAGAGCACGACAACGACAATCAGCGCCCAGACAAGCAGGTTCCGGACGTACTTGTTAAACAACCGAGCAACCCCCTCGAAACGATCGACCGCCGGACCACAGCCGCCGCCGGCGGGCGCCCCCTGGAACCCGGTCGAAACTTATCACAAAATTATAGCACATCTCACGCCCTCAACGGCCGCGCCACGACGCGGACGCCACGCATCGTGGTTGGTGTAATCTGCGCAGCTTCCGATGCCCGCATGCCGACGATCCACAGGACCATGCCGTCCCGTGTCGTCAACACCGGGATGGACGCCCGGCGATGCCGCGGGATCTTCTCGTCCCGCAGGTAATCCGCGACCATCTTCGTCCGCCCCTCCATCCCCACCGGTGCGAACCGGTCTCCGGGTTGTGGTCCCCGCAACACCAGCTCGCTCCCAACACACGCGGCGTCCAACACCACCGCATCCCGTCGGGCCAAGTCCTGCCCCGCCTCGAGCTGATCTCGCGTCAGCTCCTCCGCGGTCACCTGCACACCATACTCCACGGCGACCACACGGCCCGGCACCGACACCTTATATAACCGCGGCGGGCCGCCCGTGCATTCCGCCGCGACCTCGGCGCCCGTCGGGAGCCGGGTGATCCGCACGCCTCCGGGGAGCGGCATCCAGGAACCCGCTTGCCCCTCGAGCACAAGCTGCCGTGCCCCTTCAATGTGAACGAACCGTACGGCGCGCAAGTTCCCGCGTACCCGTCGCAACGCCTCGCGCAGCACGCGCCGTTGGAGCGCCGCGGGCAACCGGATGAAGCGCTCGAGCGACACCTGCACGACTTCCAAATCGCCCGTGAGCGTCTCCGCGATTCGCGCGGCCGCCAGCGTGTCGATCGCCTCAGCTTCGTCCCGCAGCAGATCGGCCGCGCGCGCCAGCGTTTGCCGCACATCAGGATTATACCCTTCGAGGGCGGGAAGCAGGACCAGCCGGATCCGATTTCTGAGGATCGCGAGATCCCGGTTCGTCGAATCCTCCCGCCATTCGGCCCCGATCGCTCGAAGATACGATTCGACGTCCCGCCGTGTGGTCTCAAGCAGCGGCCGGATGATGGACGTTTCGCCGCTCCGTCGAACGGGGGGGATCCCGGCCAGCCCATCGAGGCCGCTCCCGCGCAGGAGCCGGATCAGCACGGTTTCGGCTTGATCATCGAGGGTATGCCCTGTGGCAACGACCGTCGCGCCGACGTCCCGCGCGACTCGCGCCAGAAACTCGTAGCGAAGCCGGCGCGCCGCGTCTTCCACGGACAGGCCTTCTTGATCGGCGAGCGTTCGCGGATCGACGGCGGCTTGATGATGCTCCAACCCGAGGGTACGGCTCATCGCGGCGACAAACGCCGCGTCGAGACCGGCCTCCGGACGCAACCCGTGATCGACATGGGCGACGTGAAGAGTCAGGGGGCGGTCGCGCGCGATCGCGGCAAGACCGTGCACCAACGCCGTCGAGTCGGGCCCGCCAGAGACCGCCACCACGACGGTTTCTCCGCCCATGAGCATCCGGTGCCGGCGCACCGTGTCCTGCATGCGGTGCACAAATGCGTGGTCACCACCGGCCATGGCGTTCACGGAGATCTCGCATACTGGATCACGCTGGCTCATTCCGCGATGCGGACGCACCATCCCGGACGGTTCTGGAGTTGGTGGCGGCGGAGGGCTTCGAACCCCCGACTCCGCGGGTATGAACCGCGTGCTCTGACCACCTGAGCTACGCCGCCGTGTGCGCCTTCATTATAACAGGATCACAGGGAAACCGGTTCTGAAAAACAGCGAGGCCACACACAGGTTAAGCCGGGTTGGCTCCGAAGAGCTACCTCTCTCTCATCCTGATGTGTGGCGCTCGCTGACATCGCACACTGTATCACACGCCTCCCTCACTGCCAATCGGGAACTTTCGTTTGACGTGCTGTGGATAATTCGCATGGGGATATCTTGTGGACATCAAAGAAGGACCGCGAGACACCGTGGGAGTATCGGGTCTGCGTGCGGATCGGCGTGCCAAAAGAAATCAAAGACCAGGAGGGACGCGTCGGCATTACGCCCGCCGGCGTCCATGAGTTGGTGGACGCCGGGCACACCGTGCTGGTCGAAGCGAAAGCGGGTGAAGGGAGCGGTATCTCCGACCGGGACTACGAACATCGAGGCGCGCGGATCACCCGCGCGGCGGCAGAGGCCTGGGACGCGGAGATGGTCATGAAAGTCAAGGAACCCCTATCGGAGGAGTACCGCTACCTCCATCCCGGACAGATCATCTTCACGTATTTCCATCTTGCGGCGGCCCCGGAGCTCACCAAGACGCTTCTCACATCCAGGTCCCTGGCGATCGCCTACGAAACGGTCCAGCTTGCCGACGGCGAACTGCCGCTGTTGACCCCGATGAGCGAGGTCGCGGGCAGGATGTCGATCCAGGAAGGGGCCTTCTATCTAAAGGAGACGGCCGGCGGTAAGGGGACGCTCTTGGGGGGCGTCACAGGAGTGGCCCCCGCCAACGTCGTCATCATCGGCGGCGGGGTCGTGGGGACGCATGCGGCAAAGGTGGCCACGGGGATGGGCGCGCAGGTGACGGTCCTGGAACGAAACCCCCGGCGGATGTCCTACCTGGACGACGTCCTGCACGGACGCGCGATGGCGATTATGAGCAACCCGGTCACGATCGAGCAGGCCGTTGCATACTCAGACCTGCTCGTGGGAGCCGTGCTCATCCCCGGGGCGCGCGCCCCGCGGCTTGTGACCGAGGCGATGGTGCAGACGATGAAACCCGGATCGGTGATCGTCGACGTCGCCGTCGATCAGGGGGGCTGTATTGAGACCACGGAGCCGACGACGCACAGCCACCCGATCGTAATAAAGCACGACGTCCTGCACTACGGCGTGACCAACATGCCGGGCGCGCTTCCACGGACCTCGACGTACGCGTTGACGAATGCGACCATCCGATACGCCCTGGCGATCGCCGGCAAGGGGTGGCGGCGCGCCGCGCTTGAGGACCCGGCATTGGCGCACGGCGTCAATACGGCGGAGGGACACCTCACACATCCGGCGGTCGCCGAAGCGCACGAGCTGCCCTATACCCCTCTCGAGAAATTCCTTCGGTAAGCTCCGGCGCCGTCCGGGTCGGACGAATCGCTGCCGGATATGATCGAGCGAGGCCGCGGCTGGGGATGGACCTTGCGGGGCCTTACTCCTTCGGTTGTTCCTTGGACTTGTCGATCCGGATCTTGCCGGCCGCGATCTCTTCGAGAGCGACGGTCACCGGGTT
This genomic interval from bacterium contains the following:
- the ftcD gene encoding glutamate formimidoyltransferase, which encodes MSRPIIECVPNVSEGRRPAVLTSLAGAIRNAEGVRLIDVSPDVDHNRAVYTFAGEGDAVCDAAFRVAEVALEQIDLRTHRGVHPRIGAVDVIPFVPLWNATLEACAALARRLAERLAAQLGLPVYLYGAAAHDPTRTLPTIRRGGFEGLRADITLPARRPDHGPTRVHPTGGAVAVGAREILIAFNVDLETTDLAAARAIAATVRESSGGLPAVQAMGVALASRGLVQVSMNLRDYRRTSPLTALRRVEAEAARLGIAVAAGELIGCAPREALPTDPLATLHLRALRPEQILDPEGLARDLYGTAGSDGPPAGGR
- the ald gene encoding alanine dehydrogenase, with protein sequence MRIGVPKEIKDQEGRVGITPAGVHELVDAGHTVLVEAKAGEGSGISDRDYEHRGARITRAAAEAWDAEMVMKVKEPLSEEYRYLHPGQIIFTYFHLAAAPELTKTLLTSRSLAIAYETVQLADGELPLLTPMSEVAGRMSIQEGAFYLKETAGGKGTLLGGVTGVAPANVVIIGGGVVGTHAAKVATGMGAQVTVLERNPRRMSYLDDVLHGRAMAIMSNPVTIEQAVAYSDLLVGAVLIPGARAPRLVTEAMVQTMKPGSVIVDVAVDQGGCIETTEPTTHSHPIVIKHDVLHYGVTNMPGALPRTSTYALTNATIRYALAIAGKGWRRAALEDPALAHGVNTAEGHLTHPAVAEAHELPYTPLEKFLR
- a CDS encoding isochorismatase family cysteine hydrolase, with amino-acid sequence MIEVPPITIEPRVQVNPADTALIVVDMQNDFVDPRGSLTVAAAQATVPAIARLRAFAHARGLLVVYTQDWHRPDDPEFALWGAHAVAGTWGAEIVPDLAPRPDDLVVRKLRYDAFYGTTLDHELRQRRVASVIVTGTVSNICVLHTAGSAALRWLQIIVPVDAVSALTEFDQQAALRQIAFLYRGTLTRSDGIVAVPG
- the folB gene encoding dihydroneopterin aldolase, encoding MSDRILLHEMAFYAYHGLNPEEQAEGQVFVVNVAVEAELHRAGHTDAIEDSLDYRDLYARVRQVMTEERYKLLEAVAEAVAHRLLEIERVQAVTVQVRKPHVKLGGALAYAGVEVTRRKRT
- the tilS gene encoding tRNA lysidine(34) synthetase TilS gives rise to the protein MAGGDHAFVHRMQDTVRRHRMLMGGETVVVAVSGGPDSTALVHGLAAIARDRPLTLHVAHVDHGLRPEAGLDAAFVAAMSRTLGLEHHQAAVDPRTLADQEGLSVEDAARRLRYEFLARVARDVGATVVATGHTLDDQAETVLIRLLRGSGLDGLAGIPPVRRSGETSIIRPLLETTRRDVESYLRAIGAEWREDSTNRDLAILRNRIRLVLLPALEGYNPDVRQTLARAADLLRDEAEAIDTLAAARIAETLTGDLEVVQVSLERFIRLPAALQRRVLREALRRVRGNLRAVRFVHIEGARQLVLEGQAGSWMPLPGGVRITRLPTGAEVAAECTGGPPRLYKVSVPGRVVAVEYGVQVTAEELTRDQLEAGQDLARRDAVVLDAACVGSELVLRGPQPGDRFAPVGMEGRTKMVADYLRDEKIPRHRRASIPVLTTRDGMVLWIVGMRASEAAQITPTTMRGVRVVARPLRA
- the folP gene encoding dihydropteroate synthase, with product MTIPPIRCGRFSIAFGPRTLIMGIINMAPDSFAGDGLAGDAGAAEARGHEMAAAGADLFDVGGRSTRPGAPPVDFDEERVRTIPAIRRLASAGLLVSVDTFSARVAAAALGAGAVMVNDVSGLRGDPAMASVVARAGVPVVIMDWDDRVGARDVVRETVMFLQRQLAVAVAAGIAETQVLVDPGYGFGLALDQNLEILRRLRELAVLGRPILIGTSRKGSIGKVLNLPVHERLEGTAATVAVAIMNGVDVVRAHDVRAIVRVARMTDAITRGAPRLPA
- a CDS encoding SIMPL domain-containing protein (The SIMPL domain is named for its presence in mouse protein SIMPL (signalling molecule that associates with mouse pelle-like kinase). Bacterial member BP26, from Brucella, was shown to assemble into a channel-like structure, while YggE from E. coli has been associated with resistance to oxidative stress.), producing the protein MMKPPVLLTAFVAALALVGNPAGAAPAPSPLPVPPPGGPAAILGGQAIVVNGRGIVEAAPDRALVNIGAQITRPTAQEAQERLSATMNQVLSKITALGIPRERIQTIEINLYPQRRPQSGEITGYQAVQRAVVTVDDLALVGRVLDAAVAAGANLLDGVSFTLRDSTAYRARAFAAAVQDARTTATALATAAGVTISRVVRIEEMGATVPVTFGKAMTATPDATTPVLPGTLTVSAQVRAVFAF
- the ftsH gene encoding ATP-dependent zinc metalloprotease FtsH codes for the protein MFNKYVRNLLVWALIVVVVLYLVLPLYNNRGTSSEVVAYSTFISEAQQGHIDQVTIGDEAVSGQKKNGQPFRTYVPKGDSSYLEILRSHGVKISVDPPSRSSLWPNLVTTMLPFLVLVGLWMLMLRQAQSGSNQAMSFGKSRARLHTEAKTRVTFDDVAGVDEAKEELEEIIEFLRHPKKFQALGAKIPRGVLLVGPPGSGKTLLAKAIAGEAGVPFFSISGSEFVEMFVGVGASRVRDLFDQAKKSAPCLVFIDEIDAVGRQRGAGLGGGHDEREQTLNQLLVEMDGFDPNSGIIVIAATNRPDILDPALLRPGRFDRRIVVDNPDTKGRRAILDVHVRGKPIGDDANLDVLAKRTPGFSGADLANMVNEAALLAARRGKKRVGMSEFDEAIERVIAGPQRKSRILSPKERELTAFHEGGHALLGKLLPQANPPHKVTILPRGMALGYTLPLPQEDKYTVTRSEILANITAILGGRVAEEIVFGEITTGAANDFEKATELARKMVTEFGMSDKLGPLTLGTKHGPVFLGRDLVESRNYSDEIAYEIDKEVRRIIDECYSRARQVLTDHQEVLDRIAKALLERESLDSEELDALIAGELLPPDVSAAPPAPAVTQEVKSFSRSDATIPPKPKLKPEATG
- a CDS encoding ASCH domain-containing protein, with translation MFALNFYSSVFAQALRDGSKTLTIRLGDKRDKYQDGQLVWVTVGTRFGTKQRIFTAMIDRVEVKALREVTPREIERENPATREHADLIEFLSKIYGRTIGPEDSVTVIHFSRVADARDE